CAATACTAAAAAGCAGTGCTATTTTGGAAGCCCATTTATCCCCTGCAAAAAACGTTACCGCCGAGCCAAATAATAAAATAATTAATATATAAGATACGTCCATTATTGGTATGAATTATTGTACTAAAAATAAATAAGCGATGATGGAGCTCACTCCTAAAACAAAAACAAAAAGATAGAATCCTACACTTCCGTTTTGTATCGCTTTTCCTTGTGTTCCGATTCCATTAGTAAGCTTACCCAAGCCAAAGATAAATCCTGATAGGGCAGGCTCAACATAATTTTTCAGCAATCCGGATACTGCATAAATAGGTTTTACAATGATGGCATCGTAGATTTCATCTACATAGAACTTATTGTATAATACTTTTGAAAATCCGGTAATCTTACTGTCAGGTTCTGGAACCATACCTTTTTTAATGTAATTGACATAGGCGATCCCAATTCCGATCAAGGCACCTACAACGGCGATACCCATTAGCATATAAGCCTGGGAATCCAAATGATGGTGGAGGCGTGGGGTTACAAATAACGGAGCTAGGTAGTCATTCAGCCAGCTGTTATTTGGAAGGCTGATCATACCACCGAATAAAGCCAGTATAGCCAGAACGATTAGTGGGAATGTGATCAATGCCGGTGATTCGTGCAGGTGGTGTTTTTGTTCTTCCGTACCTCTGAATTCTTTAAAGAATGTCAGGTATAATAATCGGAACATATAGAAGGCGGTCATGATAGACGCCAAGGAAGCGATCACCCATAATACTTTGTTTTCATGGAAAGCCGTCATCAGGATCTCATCTTTAGAGAAGAAACCGGAGAATGGCGGTAAGCCGGAAATAGCGAGTGTCGAAATAAGGAACGTAATAAAAGTCACTTTCATCACTTTTTTCAGTCCACCCATGTTACGCATATCCTGCTCGTTGTGTAATGCGTGGATTACAGATCCGGAACCCAGGAACAGGCAAGCTTTAAAGAAAGCGTGTGTGATCACGTGGAATACCGCAATTTCATAGGCACCCAGACCCAAAGCCAGGAACATCAGCCCCAACTGTGACACTGTTGAGTAGGCCAGTACTTTTTTGATATCTGTTTGTACCAAAGCAATAAAAGCAGCCACCAAAGAAGTCAGTGCCCCGATTACAGCAATCAGTTGCTGCACATTTGGTGTAAGGTCAAAAAGGAAATTCAAACGGGTGATCATAAAGATACCCGCAGTTACCATTGTAGCAGCGTGAATCAACGCCGAAACCGGTGTTGGCCCTGCCATCGCATCCGGCAACCAGGTATATAAAGGAATCTGTGCACTTTTACCACAGGCACCGATGAATAAGCATAATGTTGCAGCAGCAAGCCAGTGCATATCAATAGCTGCACCAGAAATAACCGCAGCCTTAATCACGTTATAATCCAAAGAGTTGAAAAGCGAACCGATGATAAAAATTCCAATCAGGAATCCTAAATCCCCGATACGGTTCATGATAAAAGCTTTCTTGGCTGCATCATTGAATTTTTGATTCTGGTACCAGAAACCAATCAATAAGTAAGAGCACAATCCAACACCTTCCCAGCCAATGAACATGATGAGTAGGTTGCTTCCCATAACCAGGGTAATCATAAAGAAAATAAAGAGGTTCAGGTAGGCAAAGAATTTATGGAAATTGCTATCCTCATGCATATAGCTGATGGAATACATATGGATCAGGGTACCGATTCCTGTAACAAACAGCAACCATAATAAGGAAAGCTGATCCAGGAGGAACCCAAAAGTGACGTTGAAATTCACCAGTTGCATCCATTCGAACAGGTTTACCGTAATCGGTTGTTTCGTTTGGTTAAGCTGGATAAAGAAATAAAGGCTGATTACAAATGAAACTGCAATGGCCAGTGTACCCACAGCTCCGGATAAAGAGCGGTTTACTTTTTTTCCTAAAAAAACGTTGAATAAAAACCCGATGAACGGGGCTAGTACTAAGAGTAAAACTAAATTTGTCTCCATTCGGGATTATCCTTTTAATTTTTTTAAATTATCAATATCGATCGAAGCCGTGTTGCGGAATATTGCAACCAGGATGGCTAAGCCCACAGCTACTTCTGCAGCTGCTACTGCCATCGAGAAAAACACGAATACCTGGCCTGAAGCATCCTGGTGGTAGGTGGAAAAAACAACCAATAACAGGTTAACGGCATTCAGCATGATTTCAATTGACATAAACATTACGATGGCATTTCTCCGGAACAATACCCCAAAGATCCCGATACAAAAGAGTATCGCAGAAAGATACAGGTAGTTTTCAATGCCGATTTGCTGTAAAATATTTTGCATAATTAATAGATTCTTTTTTCTTTTTTAGACAATAATACCGCACCAATCATAGACACCAGCAACAATACCGAAGCAAATTCGAACGGGATCATAAAGCCATTTTTCTCATCCAGCAATACCTGACCCAACACACGGATGGATTGGTAATCCTGGCCTGAAACTTCATAACCGTTAATAATAGGTTGTGATTTCAGGAAAGCGGCCAATAGCACAAATGCCACAAGGCAGAAGGAAGCTACAGCGGCGACAATGGTCCAGGGTTTTTTATTGGGTTCATCTTCCTTGTTCAGGTTCATCAACATGATGGTGAACAATAACAGGATCATGATCGCTCCGGAATACACAATAATGTGGACAATGGCTAAAAACTGTGCATTGAACATCAGGTAATGACCGGCAATAGAAAAGAAACAGATAACGAGATAAATCGCACTGTGAATGGTATTCTTAGTTAGGATCGTCATAAAGGCGGAACCTAAAGTAAGGGCGGATAAAATATAAAATAGTGTTGTGATCATCTTAATTCGCCATTTTCATTTTAGTATTATTAATCGCTGCATCCAAAGGCATAACGAGCTTGTCTTTCCCGAAGATAAATTCACTACGGTCATAGTTCGAACGTACCATTGTTTTGGAAGTAGTCAGGTAAATTGCCTGTTTTGGGCACGCTTCTTCACACAGTCCACAGAAAATGCAACGCAGCATATTGATTTCATAAATCGAAGCATATTTCTCCTCACGGTACAGGTGCTTCTCTTCCGGTTTACGCTCTTCCGCTTTCATGGTGATCGCTTCAGCAGGGCAGGAAAGGGCACACAGTCCGCAGGCAGTACAACGCTCACGTCCTTCATCATCACGCATCAGCATGTGTTGTCCACGGTACACAGGGCTAAATTCCCGCATTTGTTCCGGGTATTTGATGGTAACTTTTCGCGTAAAAAGGTGTTTGATGGTAATAAGCAGGCCTTTACCAATCGCCACAAGATAGAGGCTTTCCCAAAAAGTCATCTTTTTGTTCGAAACCTCTTTTTTTCTTCCCGATAATGATACAGTATCTATTGACATTTTCAGTAATTTTTAATTTATAAGTGGAAGCAAAACATTGGGTTTTGGGATACACCCTGTTCCCGCTTTCCTTCCAAATCTCCCGGTACAAAACCGGAAGGATTTTCCCTCCAATCGGGGCTAATTTTTATCTTTTCGCTCTTGTTTATCGTCCGTCAAACAGCAAAATAACAATACCGGTAACGATGATATTCGCAATAGCAATCGGGATCAGGTATTTCCAGCCCAAACGCATCAATTGGTCATAACGGAATCTCGGAATCGTCCAACGCACCCACATAAAAAAGAAGATGAAGAAACAGATCTTGGCAAACAAGACTAGTATTCCAATCACATTCGCAGGATTCACACCCC
The Flavobacterium kingsejongi genome window above contains:
- a CDS encoding NADH-quinone oxidoreductase subunit J; this translates as MITTLFYILSALTLGSAFMTILTKNTIHSAIYLVICFFSIAGHYLMFNAQFLAIVHIIVYSGAIMILLLFTIMLMNLNKEDEPNKKPWTIVAAVASFCLVAFVLLAAFLKSQPIINGYEVSGQDYQSIRVLGQVLLDEKNGFMIPFEFASVLLLVSMIGAVLLSKKEKRIY
- the nuoL gene encoding NADH-quinone oxidoreductase subunit L, producing the protein METNLVLLLVLAPFIGFLFNVFLGKKVNRSLSGAVGTLAIAVSFVISLYFFIQLNQTKQPITVNLFEWMQLVNFNVTFGFLLDQLSLLWLLFVTGIGTLIHMYSISYMHEDSNFHKFFAYLNLFIFFMITLVMGSNLLIMFIGWEGVGLCSYLLIGFWYQNQKFNDAAKKAFIMNRIGDLGFLIGIFIIGSLFNSLDYNVIKAAVISGAAIDMHWLAAATLCLFIGACGKSAQIPLYTWLPDAMAGPTPVSALIHAATMVTAGIFMITRLNFLFDLTPNVQQLIAVIGALTSLVAAFIALVQTDIKKVLAYSTVSQLGLMFLALGLGAYEIAVFHVITHAFFKACLFLGSGSVIHALHNEQDMRNMGGLKKVMKVTFITFLISTLAISGLPPFSGFFSKDEILMTAFHENKVLWVIASLASIMTAFYMFRLLYLTFFKEFRGTEEQKHHLHESPALITFPLIVLAILALFGGMISLPNNSWLNDYLAPLFVTPRLHHHLDSQAYMLMGIAVVGALIGIGIAYVNYIKKGMVPEPDSKITGFSKVLYNKFYVDEIYDAIIVKPIYAVSGLLKNYVEPALSGFIFGLGKLTNGIGTQGKAIQNGSVGFYLFVFVLGVSSIIAYLFLVQ
- a CDS encoding NuoI/complex I 23 kDa subunit family protein; its protein translation is MSIDTVSLSGRKKEVSNKKMTFWESLYLVAIGKGLLITIKHLFTRKVTIKYPEQMREFSPVYRGQHMLMRDDEGRERCTACGLCALSCPAEAITMKAEERKPEEKHLYREEKYASIYEINMLRCIFCGLCEEACPKQAIYLTTSKTMVRSNYDRSEFIFGKDKLVMPLDAAINNTKMKMAN
- the nuoK gene encoding NADH-quinone oxidoreductase subunit NuoK; the protein is MQNILQQIGIENYLYLSAILFCIGIFGVLFRRNAIVMFMSIEIMLNAVNLLLVVFSTYHQDASGQVFVFFSMAVAAAEVAVGLAILVAIFRNTASIDIDNLKKLKG